The genomic interval ATCGACGATGCACGCGAACGGTACAGTCGCTTGGAGCACTTCCTCGACGAGTACGTCGATCCACTCGGGTACGACGTCGTCCTCGTCGATCTCCCGGGAATGACGAATAATGTGTCGTATAACGGTCTCTGGGCCGCACGACACGTTATAACGCCTGTAGAAATGGGTCCGTTTGAAGCCGAGCAGGCCGATGCACTGCGCCGTGATTTAGGGAAGATTGCTGACAACTTCGCCGTCGACATCGACTTGGCACTGGTACTCCCGAACAAGGTTGACACCCGAACGAATCTCGCTGAAGAGTACCTTGCTGCATTCCAGTCTGAATACCCCGATGCGATTGCTCCAGACTACGTTCCATACTCGCAAGATATTCGCAACGCCGCTCAGCGCGGCATGACGGCATTCGCTCTCGAGGAGCCGTCGACGACTGCCCAGAGTGCGCGGGAGGCATATCTGGGCGCTGCGGAAACCCTTCTTGCTCGCTTAGGAGGCGGTGGCCATGTCTGAAGATGATGAACTTGCTGCCCTACGCGAACAGACGTCACATGGCGATCGCATCGATTCAGCGGCTGCCAAAGAAGAACAACGTGGACTCGTTGAGGATATCCTTGACGAACTGGAAGCCATTGAAGCCGGTGAACAGCAGAAAACAATTAGCGTCTGGGACGGTCACTTGGCCGCGTTTATCCGAGCGCTAGAAGCGAATCCAGACCGGATGGAGGACGTTGGCCACGCGCTTCAGCGCCAGCTTGATCTTGATGAGGGGGAAGTTGATCGGAGCGATATTTTGCGACTCGCGTTACGCCTTGGATTTCAGGAAGCAGCCCCGGATGAGTTCGAAGCGGTCAGAGAAGCCGCTCGGAAACAGGCGACAAAAGGACTCTAGATTAGCCTATAGGGTTCCCTATATGTAGTTTGTCCTCTCTTCACCCCGAAAATTAACGCTCTATTGGATATACTATAGCTCTTCCTATAGGACTTCACCTCCATCATGTAATGAGTGGTACTACTTTTTCGGAAAACTCTGGTCGCTGCATTCTTGCCAGCAACACGCTACTGTGTTTCACTCTCGTCTATAGCAATTTCTATAGAATTTCCTATTCAAATATCTATAGTCCAAATAGGCCGATGATTATCCTGCATATCGCTATGAGAATGAATCCCCGATGAACTCCGAATCGCTCTGACTGTCGGGCTCTCTTGTAGAGACAGATCTCGGATGAGCTGGATAGGAAGAACGAACCACGGGCTCTACGCTGTTTCGTGCTCTCAAGATAAATGCAAATAGAGGGACTCCGACTATCGACATTCCTATAGCATCACCTATTGTGATTTCTTTAGGTAATCCTATAGCTAGCCACTCTCTTAGCAACTACGCTACTAAGTCCCGTGAAAATGATGATGCGTACCTTTCATAACACGTTGGCTATGTGACGGCTGATCATCCCTTCTCACTGCTCCACCAAACATCGGTTAGCAATGACCCTGTTGTAGACAGATTAATACAGATGAATTGAATCTCTCAAACCGCGTATGCCCTGTTCCCAGTGCGGCCAGCTTCTCATCTTCGATTCCGATAACGGGAGACTCTATTGCGCTCGATGTGCTGGAGAGTTCGTCGAATGGGACAGCATTGTCGACGCGCAGGTATCGTATCTCTTGGAGGACCACTTCACCGATGAGGAACTCTACGATCTCGTTAGTGACTACAGTAAGCCGAATTTCTTGCTTACTCTAATGACTCGGCTGAACAGCATCGCCAACGTGTTCCAGAAAGAATCGTCGGACGGCTTCCCTGTGTCCGATATACAATACACAAGCTACCTGCTAAAGTCGTACTATACTCAGGAATTCGGCGGGGAGAAGCGCGTTAGCGACCCTGCTGATATTGATGGGGATTTGGGAGTACTTCTATCGGGATACGACACGGTGATTCATGAGTTAAAATGGCTTCGAGAGCAGCTCAAACTCGCTATACGAGAGGTTGACGCTCCAACCCTAGCGGAACAGTTCTTCAATACCCATCGCCTGGTAACCTCGGAATACGGGCTCTGCTTCAACCGCTGTTTTGAGAGCACGGTTGGAATGGTACCAGAGAGCTACGAGGATTTCTCTTTCGTCCAGGATAACCTGCGTGCGGGCCGAGACGCAGATATCGGCGACCCTGAGATATCCAAAGAGTTCGCTAAGAAGTGGTACCAGTTTATCATCCAGTTCCGACTCCTCGGATCACTAGACGAGTTCACTGATCGTACGTACAAGACGTTCCTTGACGACTCTGTAACGGTATTCCAGCTTGAGGAGTTCCTTGCTCGGCTGGATAGTCTGATACCACCGGAAGCACACGAGGGAATCAAAGAGACGGGGTATGTAGCGATGTTGGACCCTGCGCGGGTGAACCGAGCGGGGAAAGCCGCGTTCGGCTCTGTCTGGCCTGATGTTCGCGCGGACCTTGTTGTTCGGGAGGACGACGCAGAGGCCCACCCAATGTTGTTTGAACTCCGTGTGCTTCAGGAGGTGACACGGGACGGGTTCCGACGGTCTAGGGAACATCTCCTCCCGGCTATCTTCTACCCTCGCCTATACGCGCGACTTTTGAAATTTCAAATATTTCCCTTGCTGAAGAATGGAGAGGAGAAGGCGAGCCATCAACTCCTCGCTGAGGAGACGGCACGGCGGGGACCGATATACGAACGTAATTTCCATGAATACCTCTCAAAGTCTGATCTTCAGTGCTATCGGGGAGCGGAAATCACCCGCCGAGACAAGAACGAGATCGACCTAATCGTCGAGCGAGAGGGCGAACTCCTGTTCATCGAGATGAAATACATGATGCCCCCACCTGGAATGGGCCGTGCGAAGGGTATCCTAGAACTGGACGAGGAGTTCAATCGGCGCATCTTCAAAGAGGTCCCGGAGGGCTCCGCCCGAAAAGCGAGTGGCAAACCGTTCACCGAAAAGATAGCGGCATGGGAGGCTCTCGCATCCGGTTCGCGATTCACCTCTCTTGAACTAGAACATAATAAACGTGAAGAGCGCTATGTGCCGGAATCGTGGAACAGAATGGAGGTACGTCCCCTCGTTGTATCGAACGTCACCCCTACGTTCGTCGTGAAGGATGGCGTCCGTTTCCTGACTGATCTTGAGTTCTACCGATGGATCGAGCACGATAACGAGACGGGATTCTATCAGATCGAAGAGCCGGAGACGGAACGTTTCCTATCTGAGTAATCAGAGGGTGGCCACCCAAACAATTTCTATATCATTATGCAGTTTATAGTAGTCAATGTCAGGAGTACACGGCTCAAAACTAGTGAATTCAGCTGATACGCCCAGAATCAGTATTGCTCATGATTACACCAATAATCACGACCAATTTGAAGCACCCCGCCGCTGTCGGTCAAGCACAAACTCTGGCATCCCCTGATGACTTGCTTCTCGGTCGCTCCATTGAAGCCACCGCAGGGGTAACGTCTACACAGCCTGTCGATGCAACGGGCTCCCGCAGACGATCGGGGAGGTCATGACCGTTGCGTCAGTCGATGTCGACAGCGTCGAGAATGGTTACCCGGTACTCAATCGGGAGCTAGGGCTTCCAGCGAAGCCAATGCAGCCCAGCGCATTCGTGTCGGTTCGCGTCGACGCTAAACCTGCCAAAGGGGACTCGTCGCCGGACCCTTGAACTTGCCGAAGCCGGTGAGAACGTGGGCCTCTTGACGGGGATTCAACCTACCGGATTCGTAGCGGCTTGCATCTACCTGGCTGGCCAGGAGTGAGGGTATCCAGTCACGCAAGACCGAATCGCTGACGTCGTCGGGAATTCCACGGCGACCGTTCGGACCCATCGGGACGCTGTGGTCGAGGCGAATCTCGGACTGCATCGAATTTCCGATGTACCTTGGTCAGGCCGATGAAACGGTATTCCTAATTGACAGGCCTTTCAAACATGGTTCGAGCGATATGGCGCAGGTAATTCCCCCAGTTCTACAGGTCGTTATCGGGCTTTTTGGCCTGATCACGGCACTCATCGCGATCTATAAGTTCGTTATTCAGCGTCCGCGGGTCCTGCTCGAGGTCGAGGGTCGGGATAGCTTCCTCCGCGACGATGGGATACATAGCGGGCTGACGTTCAAGCTTGCCAACCGTGGCCTTCGCTACGCAGAGGACGTCTACATCGAGCTCAGGGCCGACGACTGGGGCTTCGGGGAGCAGCGTCGTCGACGGGAATGGACGGTTACCTCATCCGCCACTGATCCAGTAGATGAGGATGACACGGAATCCGCCGAAGGAGAGGGGTCAGATAACGAAGACAAGCCCGATGAAACGGATGAAGCCACGGATTCAGAACGGGCGGTCGACACAGTCCTGAACGTGCGCCACGACATCCAGACGTATTTCCTGGCGCCTGGGGAGATCGACCACATCTTCGTCGATGATCTGCTTTACAACGGCTCCGAATTTTCCATTTTTTACGGAGATGTTCACCTTGAGCAGTTCCGAACATACGAACTGGAATACGCCATCGGGTGTCGGACGTACGGGCCTCGACGGGGGAAGGTCGAGATCGAGGTCGGATATGACGATATCGAAATTCGCAACCGACGACCGCGCTTCTGGCGTTCGTGGGGGGCGACCGTTGCCAAGATCGGCGCCGGTTTGAAAACCGCCGGGATCGCCGTGCTCGACTCGACACTCGAGACCGACGTTCGCCGGTCCGAGGTCTCATTCCTCAGAACCGAGATCGAGACAACGTCTGACTCCCCAACGGAGATCCGGATGGCTCCCGTCGCGAATTTGTGCCTTCCCCCCCGACTCGACGGTCGGCGCTCGGTCGAGGCGAAGGCCACACTCTACGTCCAGTCGGAGTCGGCCGAGGAAATCATTGGGACCGTGACGTTCTCCGCGTTTTCCTTGCTACCCGGCGCACGCTGGGAGACGCGTCCGCCACGGCGCCAACACCGGACGAACCTGTTCGACTACAACATCGAGTACGGGGAAGGTTACTCCGCCCCGGCGCTCCCGGTGGTGCTGACGTGTTCCGAGGAGGTCGATGAACGACCCGAGCTTCGGGCCGAGTGGGAGGTCGATTCAAGGCCGCCACGAACGGGCGATCTACGGGGCTTGGAGGTCGCCGAATGCGAATACCGAGAGCGGGACCATGCTGCAGTCGGAGAGATTCGGAACGAGAACAGCGTCGACGTGACACTGTTTGCTATCGCGCACTTCTATACAGAGGACGACACGGTGCTGACGACACCGTACCAAGAGGTAACGATCGAGGCGGACGGCGAGGAAGGATTCCGTATCGGGACTGGACTGGTAGCTGAACAACGCGACCGGATCACGGATTGCACGGTCGTGCTGAGCAATGCACTGTGAAGTTTCTCACGAACGATATGACTTGCTGGAGTTCCCATGATGTGAGTGGCATCATCGATCAGTACAGGTGTGTCCCGCGAGCTAAGCCGAATATGAATGTAAGGACGCTCCAACTGAACACGACGAAGCTTGCCCTCTGAACGATAGCGTAGGGTGCATTGACGGCACCAATTCTGCTGATGTAGTCGGAGACGACGCTGTACCGCGGTGTGATCACTCTCAGTACGACCACCACAACCCAGAACAGTACCAATCCGCTGAGGTCTGCAAGCAATAGCAGTCGGAGTGTTGAATTATTCCTTATTGGAATGGGGACGCGCTGCCCAGCCTCCCCAGTTATTCTTTGACAGTACCAGTCTTGGTGTGAATGTCTGTCTGGATGTAATCGACGGGTAGGGTATCCAACGATGGTGTGTAACGGGTCAAGTTTTATCCACATGATACTATGTCCACGATTTCGCTAAAGGATTTACTATAGAATATTCTATAGACAGAGCGTAACTGGCAAATACCCCCTTTAGACTGGTTCTATGGCGCTTTCTTCCTGTTCGGGTGTTGGAAATGGCGGTCGGCGGAATTCTTATTACGAATTGTCCATAACTCATAATTGAGATGGCGCATTCACCACCACAACCGGGTCGGCCACCCATTCGGCAGCTCCAGACAGTCGTCGACCTCCTCGAGACGCCTGCACTTGCTCGGATTTATCTCTACACGTTCCAGAACGGCCCCGTGACTGTCGCCAATATCGTCGACGAGCTCGATATCCCTCAGGGTACTGCCTACGATTACGTCCAGAAGCTCGAAGCAGCTGGATTCGTCGAGAAAACCCGTGATCAACGTCCATTTGAGTATGATGCGGAGTCTATCTCGCTCACGCTCTCGACAAATGGAGAGACCCAGACGATTACGCCAGCACTTATCGCAGCCACTGCACGCCGTGGCGAAAACGAGGATATCGACGTTTACATCGAGCGCCACGGCCTTGATGGCCTTGCTGTAGCCCTCACGTATGCGTACGAGTACCTCGACGGCACGGTCAATAGCCGAATTGCGGCGCGTGAACTCGATCTCTCTCCGCTTGAAGCCGAAATCATCCTCCAAGCACTCGAACCAGTCGCCGAAGAATTCGCTGATACTGCTGCATGACGACCGTCTATGTCGCCGATACTGGCGTCTTCGTTCGGTGTGGTGGCCCGGACAAAGAGAAGTTTCAACGACTTCGTCGCGCACTCAAGCAAGCGGACGTCGCATTGCACATCCCACAGCGTGTCTACGAAGAACTCGGAGGCGATCCAGCTGCTGACGAGTACCCCTCCGGCAACATTCCCTATCCCGATGGGTTCGAGGAGGGGTGGATCGTCGTGGCCGAGGAACTCGACTACACCAATCCGCTCATTTCGACGGTGATGGACGAGGCCCGCCGATTTATCGCCAATGAAACCGACCGTAACGAGGATCTCATCGAGAAGGCGGACACGGCACTCGTTGGACTAGCTGCCCAGTTGATCGACACCGATCAAGCAGACTCGGTTGTTCTCCTAACGACTGACAAGCCAGCCGGGCGAGCTGCTGAAACACTCCTCCCAGAACATGGGTTCCGCGGCCGAATTGAATATCGATACGTTAGTGTGGACTATCTCAACGCGATTACTGCAGCAGAATTTCGATGACAGTATGTCTGGAGACGAAAAGAGGAATTCGAAATAGGACGAACTCCCTCAATCTATATTAAGACTCGATCTGGAGGACCATACATGAACAATCACGACGAAAAACCAGATACAAGACTCAAGGAGCGTCAGACAAGGGGTGAAGACCGCGTCCGGATGGTCGCCCGACAATTGTCCGAACCCCGTACCGCGAACTGGATCGCCTCGGAGGCGGGATGGTCACACGAACCAACCAAACGCGTCCTTGATCGCCTCGTCGACGATGCCATCCTCCGCCGAGTCGATAGCGGGCCCCACACTACGTACTATCCGGATTACCGCCAGCAAGCGATGCGAGAAGCGATACGTCTTCGTGACAGCAGTCGAACCGTCGAGGAGCTGACCGATCGACTTGTCGAGATGAACGCGCAGATTCGAGGTTGGAAAGACGAATTTGGAGTCGAGTCACCGAACCAGCTCCGTGCGACCCTTGCAGAGGAGGGTCTCGGTCCGGAGGAAGAGAATCGTCGACGTGAGGTTGCATGCGACTGGGAACATCTCCAGCGGCGCAGCCAGACCATCGGGTTTGCTATCCGCGAATGGGACTTCCTAGCACCTGAAACAGACCGCGCCGAGGCCAGTAACTGACCGATGTTCGATCCACATCCAGGTGGTAACCCGAACACCACACCTCGCGACCGTTCACTCGCCAGCTCATTCGATCGATACCTCCAAGATAAAGGGAAAGGCCGTGGCGGTGTGGGTGGTAACTACCGCCGGAACGCAGCTCGCGAACTCGAACGGTTCGCTGAGTGGGCCACCGGCGACCGCGGTCGAGACGACTGGACCGGCATCATCCCCAACGATGTCGACCGAGAGCCTGCCTTCGAGGACCTCGACGAGCAAGTGTTCCGTGAGTACGCTCGTTATCTCGCTGGCGATCGAGGACTCAAGCAGAACACCGTGCAAACTTACTACCGCTATATCTCTGCGTGGTGCGGGTGGTGCGTGAACGAGGGCTACTTGGACGCTCATTACGCCCAGCGGGCGAGCGCGACAGCGCCACTCCCCGAAGACGACGGTCGCAAGCCCGGCGATCAGCAGGCCTGGACGCCCGAGCAGCGTCACGCGCTGACGCGCTATGTCGACGAAGAAGCTCGTAACGCCATTGAGGCATTCACAACACTTCCCAATGATGCCGATCCACTTGATAGACAACGAGCGCGGTATACGGCCTTAAAAGCGGCACGAGACCGAGCGCTTGTATTCGTCCTTGCGTACACTGCTGTTCGAGTCGGGGAGCTTCTTCGGGATCCGAGCGACCCGCGTCGTCGTGGCGTCCGGTGGGAAGAGATTGACCTCGAGGACGGGAGTATGGATGTCTACCGGAAGAAACAGCAGTGGGACGCCGCGAGTCTTCCTGACCCGGTGATCTCACCATTACGCAGCTATTGGAAGCTCATGGACCCACCATTGGACCGATGGCCTGTGTTCCCAACGTTCGACCAGCGGACGCTCGCGACGCTTCTACGAGAGGAGCTAGCTGACAGGGGCCTTCGGCCGGATGCTATCGACGACCGCCGTGAGGAGTACGCTCGTGATCTTCTGCTGTTTCTTGAGGAGGACATTCGTCCGCCATCGCTAACGACTGATGGTGCGCGGTCCCTCCTACAGCGCCTCACAGCGGCTGCTGACATCGATATTGAGCATCCAAAGCACGACTACCTCGCACCGCACGGTGGGAGGCGTGGAATGGGTGAGGTCCTTGTTCGTGCATTCGGGTATACTGTCGCAGCTCGCTATCTCGACAATTCAGAAGAGATGGTCCGTGAACGATACTCGCATATCGAAGCCGGTGAACTGGGAGATGTCGCGACGGAGGCACTCGCAGAGGTTGATGGCGATTTCGATAATACTGGGCTTTGAGTATGCGTTATCGAAAAGTCGAGTACAGCTGAACCAACGAACAAGGTGTCATATTGTTTGTTCATTCAACTCGCTTAAACCACATCAGACCGTGATTATCGCGACCTGGACCAGTATAGTATATCCCCTCGAGGATATCCTTGTCTGGTGTCTCTTTTAGTTCGAGATCCGCTGTTCCGTGATGCATTTGCATTGTTTCGGGTGTATCTGGAGGAGGATTGTTTTCGTATTGATAATTCAAACTTGGCCACTTCCCCTCTGTTGTTAGAATCGTAGCTCCCTCACTATCCGACGACGATTGTTTAGTTTTGAGATGTATCCCGATTTTCCGCCATGTCTGTTCAACGGTGAGCGTCGCAGTCAATCGCGTGTACTCTTCCTCTGGATCATTTTCGGCGTGAACCGCATATTCTGGAATCTCTATGTCTCCGTCATAGAAGGTACCAATCCAACCTTCCCATTCACCGCTAAGATTCGGGGCTTTCACAAGACGGAGTCTACGTACAGGTGCTGTATCCCAAAGCCACGAATCGAAGAGTTTCAGCCCAATAGCGAACACGACACCCCATGAAGGCACACCGATCGCAACACCAATCGCGAGGTTTTGCGTCGCGAAAGAAACTGCAGCGCTCAGAAGACCGACGATGATGTAACAAATGACACCAATTCCACCAAGAATCTTCGGGCGAAGTTCGTTGTCAGTTGAGTACGTATGCATGTTTTCTTGTATAATATC from Halomarina pelagica carries:
- a CDS encoding ParA family protein, with translation MSDTLRAAAFLDKGGTGKTTTVAHLGVALSELEHQVLLLDLAGKQGDLAKHFGVWCEYRERIDTDEAWPNISTVFDDAWGTIAEKLGDDAVADLVVATDEGPDLIPAHPGLDTLDSELGNIDDARERYSRLEHFLDEYVDPLGYDVVLVDLPGMTNNVSYNGLWAARHVITPVEMGPFEAEQADALRRDLGKIADNFAVDIDLALVLPNKVDTRTNLAEEYLAAFQSEYPDAIAPDYVPYSQDIRNAAQRGMTAFALEEPSTTAQSAREAYLGAAETLLARLGGGGHV
- a CDS encoding DUF998 domain-containing protein, whose amino-acid sequence is MWIKLDPLHTIVGYPTRRLHPDRHSHQDWYCQRITGEAGQRVPIPIRNNSTLRLLLLADLSGLVLFWVVVVVLRVITPRYSVVSDYISRIGAVNAPYAIVQRASFVVFSWSVLTFIFGLARGTHLY
- a CDS encoding DUF7437 domain-containing protein produces the protein MAHSPPQPGRPPIRQLQTVVDLLETPALARIYLYTFQNGPVTVANIVDELDIPQGTAYDYVQKLEAAGFVEKTRDQRPFEYDAESISLTLSTNGETQTITPALIAATARRGENEDIDVYIERHGLDGLAVALTYAYEYLDGTVNSRIAARELDLSPLEAEIILQALEPVAEEFADTAA
- a CDS encoding DUF7342 family protein, with translation MNNHDEKPDTRLKERQTRGEDRVRMVARQLSEPRTANWIASEAGWSHEPTKRVLDRLVDDAILRRVDSGPHTTYYPDYRQQAMREAIRLRDSSRTVEELTDRLVEMNAQIRGWKDEFGVESPNQLRATLAEEGLGPEEENRRREVACDWEHLQRRSQTIGFAIREWDFLAPETDRAEASN
- a CDS encoding tyrosine-type recombinase/integrase; amino-acid sequence: MFDPHPGGNPNTTPRDRSLASSFDRYLQDKGKGRGGVGGNYRRNAARELERFAEWATGDRGRDDWTGIIPNDVDREPAFEDLDEQVFREYARYLAGDRGLKQNTVQTYYRYISAWCGWCVNEGYLDAHYAQRASATAPLPEDDGRKPGDQQAWTPEQRHALTRYVDEEARNAIEAFTTLPNDADPLDRQRARYTALKAARDRALVFVLAYTAVRVGELLRDPSDPRRRGVRWEEIDLEDGSMDVYRKKQQWDAASLPDPVISPLRSYWKLMDPPLDRWPVFPTFDQRTLATLLREELADRGLRPDAIDDRREEYARDLLLFLEEDIRPPSLTTDGARSLLQRLTAAADIDIEHPKHDYLAPHGGRRGMGEVLVRAFGYTVAARYLDNSEEMVRERYSHIEAGELGDVATEALAEVDGDFDNTGL